From the Daucus carota subsp. sativus chromosome 8, DH1 v3.0, whole genome shotgun sequence genome, one window contains:
- the LOC108198168 gene encoding lysine-specific demethylase JMJ29 isoform X1 — protein sequence MALPIDKQKRLSRYTSIEKHNSPTNLSTVACGRKNLAFAEFNEVTRKNNVESFPESSNCLEKGATRIGKIKRFRARRDLSAHGKRIVEKESSSGCEDEEDREGSGCSLDIKIHDLNEQDSLCDIKITKKCRDTHNKKIYEGGFDYGYWKGSDDDEIITSVKLKKVNNDTKKIKVKGVDGLNSIKTKSSDADEIKMKKFGDANVVQKKGIPEKSTVGQSVKFGKSSLCNLSSSSRDSCFPTSIVEGDRDAMGKNIMNITMKSCHQCMRPVRRIIIPCQRCRRKYYCIQCIKNWYPQLSEEEIAEACPFCRGNCNCNTCLHSSGMIKMSKLCYTDREKLQHLQYLINALLPFVKDICEDQDNEITLESVSRGVLASLVKPEQAYCHNEERVYCNLCATSIIDFHRSCPKCSYELCLHCCWEIRNGEILGGQRKVSFQYVYKGTDYIHGGDPLSESCYVNTSKDQTEKLTKWVAEQDGSIRCPPKDIGGCGCCLLELKRLLPEDCISSLERRAEMIRSKYGTVSDICKAVCDKTGSEPSCRAAMRRGTNDNFLYCPSMRDIQMKEHIMRFRSHWALGEPVIVRNVLEQTSGLSWEPMVMWRALCENSNSEVNTDMSKLKAIDCLAGCEVEINTREFFEGYIRGRTYANFWPEMLKLKDWPPSDKFENLLPRHCDEFISALPFQIYTNPIDGFLNLAVKLPPTLLKPDLGPKTYIAYGIAEELGRGDSVTKLHCDMADAVNILTHTADIELSDEKRYAMERLKDIHKAQDERERLQRENFIFTHSSGFSTSTHDCMIPETEQHKNDADVISPISAVCWSNDMSNQSKNPFDGNVNELSKEMNHSELHSSHLQSVETGGALWDIFRRVDVPILEEYLVKHSKEFRHTYCCPVDQVYHPIHDQSFYLTSEHKRKLKDEYGIEPWTFVQNLGDAVFIPAGCPHQVRNLKSCTKVAMDFVSPENVYECLRITNEFRKLPRGHKAKEDKLEIKKMIVHALNKVITDFEDLASLQN from the exons ATGGCACTGCCAATTGATAAGCAAAAGCGTTTGAGCAGATACACAAGTATTGAAAAACATAACTCTCCAACAAATCTTTCGACAGTTGCTTGTGGAAGAAAAAATCTGGCGTTTGCAGAATTTAATGAAGTGACGAGAAAAAATAATGTGGAATCATTTCCTGAAAGTAGCAACTGTCTAGAAAAGGGAGCAACAAGAATTGGGAAAATCAAACGTTTCCGAGCAAGGAGAGATTTATCGGCTCATGGAAAAAGAATAGTGGAAAAGGAATCATCAAGTGGttgtgaagatgaagaagatagaGAAGGAAGTGGTTGTTCTttggatattaaaatacatGATTTGAATGAACAAGATAGTTTGTGTGATATAAAGATAACAAAAAAGTGTCGTGATACACATAATAAGAAGATATATGAAGGCGGCTTTGATTATGGTTATTGGAAAGGAAGTGATGATGATGAGATCATCACGTCAGTTAAGCTGAAGAAAGTTAACAACGATACTAAAAAGATAAAGGTAAAAGGAGTCGATGGTCTAAATAGTATTAAGACTAAAAGTAGTGATGCTGATGAGATTAAGATGAAAAAATTTGGTGATGCAAATGTGGTCCAGAAAAAAGGAATTCCAGAGAAAAGTACAGTAGGGCAAAGTGTAAAGTTTGGAAAATCATCTCTCTGCAACTTATCATCTTCTTCCCGCGATTCTTGTTTTCCAACATCTATTGTTGAAGGTGATAGGGATGCCATGGGAAAGAATATAATGAATATTACAATG AAATCCTGTCACCAATGCATGAGACCAGTGAGAAGGATTATTATACCCTGCCAGAGATGCAGAAGGAAATATTATTGTATTCAATGTATAAAGAACTG GTATCCTCAATTGTCTGAAGAAGAGATTGCAGAGGCGTGCCCCTTTTGCCGTGGAAACTGCAATTGCAACACATGCTTACACTCAAGTGGCATGATAAAG ATGTCAAAATTATGTTACACTGATCGCGAGAAGTTGCAACATCTTCAGTATTTGATCAATGCACTTCTACCATTTGTAAAGGATATTTGTGAGGATCAAGATAACGAGATAACGTTGGAGTCTGTTTCTAGAG GTGTCCTAGCCTCTTTAGTTAAACCTGAGCAAGCCTACTGTCACAATGAGGAGCGCGTGTATTG TAACCTTTGTGCAACTTCAATCATTGATTTTCATCGTAGTTGCCCCAAGTGCTCTTATGAGCTTTGCCTTCATTGTTGCTGGGAGATACGAAATGGTGAGATTTTGGGTGGTCAGAGAAAAGTGAGTTTTCAGTATGTGTATAAAGGCACTGATTATATCCATGGTGGTGACCCCCTATCAGAATCTTGTTATGTGAATACTTCAAAGGATCAAACTGAGAAGCTTACTAAATGGGTTGCTGAACAAGATGGAAGCATCAGATGTCCACCAAAAGATATAGGAGGATGTGGTTGTTGTCTGTTAGAGCTCAAGCGGCTCCTACCAGAAGATTGTATATCAAGTTTGGAAAGAAGAGCAGAAATGATCCGAAGTAAATATGGAACTGTTTCAGATATATGCAAGGCAGTTTGTGATAAAACTGGTAGTGAGCCCTCATGTAGAGCAGCTATGAGACGAGGAACCAATGACAACTTTCTGTACTGTCCATCCATGAGAGATATCCAAATGAAAGAACATATTATGCGCTTCCGTAGCCACTGGGCTTTAGGTGAACCAGTCATAGTACGTAATGTTCTGGAACAAACATCTGGCTTGAGTTGGGAGCCTATGGTTATGTGGCGTGCATTATGCGAAAATTCGAATTCAGAAGTGAATACAGATATGTCTAAATTGAAGGCTATTGACTGTCTTGCTGGTTGTGAG GTTGAGATTAATACTCGCGAGTTTTTTGAAGGTTATATTAGAGGAAGAACATATGCAAATTTTTGGCCCGAGATGCTCAAATTAAAAGACTGGCCGCCATCAGATAAGTTTGAGAATCTACTACCTCGCCATTGTGATGAATTTATTAGTGCATTGCCCTTCCAGATATACACAAATCCTATAGATGGTTTTCTCAATCTTGCTGTTAAGTTGCCTCCTACTTTGCTTAAACCTGATTTGGGTCCAAAGACTTATATTGCATATGGCATTGCCGAAGAGCTTGGGCGAGGGGATTCGGTAACTAAGCTTCATTGTGATATGGCAGATGCG GTAAATATATTGACACACACTGCAGATATAGAGTTAAGTGATGAGAAAAGATATGCTATGGAAAGGTTAAAAGACATTCACAAAGCTCAAGATGAACGAGAACGCCTTCAGCGAGAGAACTTTATATTTACCCATAGTAGTGGTTTCAGCACGAGCACACATGACTGCATGATTCCAGAAACTGAACAGCACAAGAATGATGCAGATGTTATTTCTCCAATTAGTGCAGTATGTTGGTCAAATGATATGAGTAATCAGAGCAAGAATCCATTTGACGGTAATGTAAATGAACTTTCGAAAGAAATGAATCACTCTGAACTACATTCATCTCATCTTCAATCAGTTGAAACTGGAGGGGCCCTTTGGGACATTTTCCGCAGAGTAGATGTACCCATATTAGAAGAGTATCTTGTAAAGCATTCTAAAGAATTTAGACATACTTATTGTTGTCCTGTTGATCAG GTCTATCATCCAATTCATGACCAATCCTTCTACTTGACTTCAGAGCATAAAAGGAAGTTAAAGGATGAATATG GAATAGAACCCTGGACTTTTGTGCAAAACCTTGGAGATGCAGTGTTTATTCCAGCAGGATGCCCACACCAAGTTCGAAACCTTAAG TCATGTACAAAAGTTGCTATGGATTTTGTTTCTCCGGAAAATGTCTATGAATGTTTAAGGATAACCAATGAGTTCCGCAAATTACCAAGGGGCCATAAGGCTAAGGAAGACAAACTCGAG ATTAAAAAAATGATCGTCCATGCCCTTAACAAAGTTATAACAGATTTTGAGGACTTGGCATCACTGCAAAATTGA
- the LOC108198168 gene encoding lysine-specific demethylase JMJ29 isoform X2, whose product MALPIDKQKRLSRYTSIEKHNSPTNLSTVACGRKNLAFAEFNEVTRKNNVESFPESSNCLEKGATRIGKIKRFRARRDLSAHGKRIVEKESSSGCEDEEDREGSGCSLDIKIHDLNEQDSLCDIKITKKCRDTHNKKIYEGGFDYGYWKGSDDDEIITSVKLKKVNNDTKKIKVKGVDGLNSIKTKSSDADEIKMKKFGDANVVQKKGIPEKSTVGQSVKFGKSSLCNLSSSSRDSCFPTSIVEGDRDAMGKNIMNITMKSCHQCMRPVRRIIIPCQRCRRKYYCIQCIKNWYPQLSEEEIAEACPFCRGNCNCNTCLHSSGMIKMSKLCYTDREKLQHLQYLINALLPFVKDICEDQDNEITLESVSRGVLASLVKPEQAYCHNEERVYCNLCATSIIDFHRSCPKCSYELCLHCCWEIRNGEILGGQRKVSFQYVYKGTDYIHGGDPLSESCYVNTSKDQTEKLTKWVAEQDGSIRCPPKDIGGCGCCLLELKRLLPEDCISSLERRAEMIRSKYGTVSDICKAVCDKTGSEPSCRAAMRRGTNDNFLYCPSMRDIQMKEHIMRFRSHWALGEPVIVRNVLEQTSGLSWEPMVMWRALCENSNSEVNTDMSKLKAIDCLAGCEVEINTREFFEGYIRGRTYANFWPEMLKLKDWPPSDKFENLLPRHCDEFISALPFQIYTNPIDGFLNLAVKLPPTLLKPDLGPKTYIAYGIAEELGRGDSVTKLHCDMADAVNILTHTADIELSDEKRYAMERLKDIHKAQDERERLQRENFIFTHSSGFSTSTHDCMIPETEQHKNDADVISPISAVCWSNDMSNQSKNPFDGNVNELSKEMNHSELHSSHLQSVETGGALWDIFRRVDVPILEEYLVKHSKEFRHTYCCPVDQVYHPIHDQSFYLTSEHKRKLKDEYGIEPWTFVQNLGDAVFIPAGCPHQVRNLKSCTKVAMDFVSPENVYECLRITNEFRKLPRGHKAKEDKLEIKKMIVHAFNKVITDFEDLASLQN is encoded by the exons ATGGCACTGCCAATTGATAAGCAAAAGCGTTTGAGCAGATACACAAGTATTGAAAAACATAACTCTCCAACAAATCTTTCGACAGTTGCTTGTGGAAGAAAAAATCTGGCGTTTGCAGAATTTAATGAAGTGACGAGAAAAAATAATGTGGAATCATTTCCTGAAAGTAGCAACTGTCTAGAAAAGGGAGCAACAAGAATTGGGAAAATCAAACGTTTCCGAGCAAGGAGAGATTTATCGGCTCATGGAAAAAGAATAGTGGAAAAGGAATCATCAAGTGGttgtgaagatgaagaagatagaGAAGGAAGTGGTTGTTCTttggatattaaaatacatGATTTGAATGAACAAGATAGTTTGTGTGATATAAAGATAACAAAAAAGTGTCGTGATACACATAATAAGAAGATATATGAAGGCGGCTTTGATTATGGTTATTGGAAAGGAAGTGATGATGATGAGATCATCACGTCAGTTAAGCTGAAGAAAGTTAACAACGATACTAAAAAGATAAAGGTAAAAGGAGTCGATGGTCTAAATAGTATTAAGACTAAAAGTAGTGATGCTGATGAGATTAAGATGAAAAAATTTGGTGATGCAAATGTGGTCCAGAAAAAAGGAATTCCAGAGAAAAGTACAGTAGGGCAAAGTGTAAAGTTTGGAAAATCATCTCTCTGCAACTTATCATCTTCTTCCCGCGATTCTTGTTTTCCAACATCTATTGTTGAAGGTGATAGGGATGCCATGGGAAAGAATATAATGAATATTACAATG AAATCCTGTCACCAATGCATGAGACCAGTGAGAAGGATTATTATACCCTGCCAGAGATGCAGAAGGAAATATTATTGTATTCAATGTATAAAGAACTG GTATCCTCAATTGTCTGAAGAAGAGATTGCAGAGGCGTGCCCCTTTTGCCGTGGAAACTGCAATTGCAACACATGCTTACACTCAAGTGGCATGATAAAG ATGTCAAAATTATGTTACACTGATCGCGAGAAGTTGCAACATCTTCAGTATTTGATCAATGCACTTCTACCATTTGTAAAGGATATTTGTGAGGATCAAGATAACGAGATAACGTTGGAGTCTGTTTCTAGAG GTGTCCTAGCCTCTTTAGTTAAACCTGAGCAAGCCTACTGTCACAATGAGGAGCGCGTGTATTG TAACCTTTGTGCAACTTCAATCATTGATTTTCATCGTAGTTGCCCCAAGTGCTCTTATGAGCTTTGCCTTCATTGTTGCTGGGAGATACGAAATGGTGAGATTTTGGGTGGTCAGAGAAAAGTGAGTTTTCAGTATGTGTATAAAGGCACTGATTATATCCATGGTGGTGACCCCCTATCAGAATCTTGTTATGTGAATACTTCAAAGGATCAAACTGAGAAGCTTACTAAATGGGTTGCTGAACAAGATGGAAGCATCAGATGTCCACCAAAAGATATAGGAGGATGTGGTTGTTGTCTGTTAGAGCTCAAGCGGCTCCTACCAGAAGATTGTATATCAAGTTTGGAAAGAAGAGCAGAAATGATCCGAAGTAAATATGGAACTGTTTCAGATATATGCAAGGCAGTTTGTGATAAAACTGGTAGTGAGCCCTCATGTAGAGCAGCTATGAGACGAGGAACCAATGACAACTTTCTGTACTGTCCATCCATGAGAGATATCCAAATGAAAGAACATATTATGCGCTTCCGTAGCCACTGGGCTTTAGGTGAACCAGTCATAGTACGTAATGTTCTGGAACAAACATCTGGCTTGAGTTGGGAGCCTATGGTTATGTGGCGTGCATTATGCGAAAATTCGAATTCAGAAGTGAATACAGATATGTCTAAATTGAAGGCTATTGACTGTCTTGCTGGTTGTGAG GTTGAGATTAATACTCGCGAGTTTTTTGAAGGTTATATTAGAGGAAGAACATATGCAAATTTTTGGCCCGAGATGCTCAAATTAAAAGACTGGCCGCCATCAGATAAGTTTGAGAATCTACTACCTCGCCATTGTGATGAATTTATTAGTGCATTGCCCTTCCAGATATACACAAATCCTATAGATGGTTTTCTCAATCTTGCTGTTAAGTTGCCTCCTACTTTGCTTAAACCTGATTTGGGTCCAAAGACTTATATTGCATATGGCATTGCCGAAGAGCTTGGGCGAGGGGATTCGGTAACTAAGCTTCATTGTGATATGGCAGATGCG GTAAATATATTGACACACACTGCAGATATAGAGTTAAGTGATGAGAAAAGATATGCTATGGAAAGGTTAAAAGACATTCACAAAGCTCAAGATGAACGAGAACGCCTTCAGCGAGAGAACTTTATATTTACCCATAGTAGTGGTTTCAGCACGAGCACACATGACTGCATGATTCCAGAAACTGAACAGCACAAGAATGATGCAGATGTTATTTCTCCAATTAGTGCAGTATGTTGGTCAAATGATATGAGTAATCAGAGCAAGAATCCATTTGACGGTAATGTAAATGAACTTTCGAAAGAAATGAATCACTCTGAACTACATTCATCTCATCTTCAATCAGTTGAAACTGGAGGGGCCCTTTGGGACATTTTCCGCAGAGTAGATGTACCCATATTAGAAGAGTATCTTGTAAAGCATTCTAAAGAATTTAGACATACTTATTGTTGTCCTGTTGATCAG GTCTATCATCCAATTCATGACCAATCCTTCTACTTGACTTCAGAGCATAAAAGGAAGTTAAAGGATGAATATG GAATAGAACCCTGGACTTTTGTGCAAAACCTTGGAGATGCAGTGTTTATTCCAGCAGGATGCCCACACCAAGTTCGAAACCTTAAG TCATGTACAAAAGTTGCTATGGATTTTGTTTCTCCGGAAAATGTCTATGAATGTTTAAGGATAACCAATGAGTTCCGCAAATTACCAAGGGGCCATAAGGCTAAGGAAGACAAACTCGAG attaaaaaaatgattgtCCATgcctttaacaaagttataaCAGATTTTGAGGACTTGGCATCACTGCAAAATTGA
- the LOC108198168 gene encoding lysine-specific demethylase JMJ29 isoform X3 produces MALPIDKQKRLSRYTSIEKHNSPTNLSTVACGRKNLAFAEFNEVTRKNNVESFPESSNCLEKGATRIGKIKRFRARRDLSAHGKRIVEKESSSGCEDEEDREGSGCSLDIKIHDLNEQDSLCDIKITKKCRDTHNKKIYEGGFDYGYWKGSDDDEIITSVKLKKVNNDTKKIKVKGVDGLNSIKTKSSDADEIKMKKFGDANVVQKKGIPEKSTVGQSVKFGKSSLCNLSSSSRDSCFPTSIVEGDRDAMGKNIMNITMKSCHQCMRPVRRIIIPCQRCRRKYYCIQCIKNWYPQLSEEEIAEACPFCRGNCNCNTCLHSSGMIKMSKLCYTDREKLQHLQYLINALLPFVKDICEDQDNEITLESVSRGVLASLVKPEQAYCHNEERVYCNLCATSIIDFHRSCPKCSYELCLHCCWEIRNGEILGGQRKVSFQYVYKGTDYIHGGDPLSESCYVNTSKDQTEKLTKWVAEQDGSIRCPPKDIGGCGCCLLELKRLLPEDCISSLERRAEMIRSKYGTVSDICKAVCDKTGSEPSCRAAMRRGTNDNFLYCPSMRDIQMKEHIMRFRSHWALGEPVIVRNVLEQTSGLSWEPMVMWRALCENSNSEVNTDMSKLKAIDCLAGCEVEINTREFFEGYIRGRTYANFWPEMLKLKDWPPSDKFENLLPRHCDEFISALPFQIYTNPIDGFLNLAVKLPPTLLKPDLGPKTYIAYGIAEELGRGDSVTKLHCDMADAVNILTHTADIELSDEKRYAMERLKDIHKAQDERERLQRENFIFTHSSGFSTSTHDCMIPETEQHKNDADVISPISAVCWSNDMSNQSKNPFDGNVNELSKEMNHSELHSSHLQSVETGGALWDIFRRVDVPILEEYLVKHSKEFRHTYCCPVDQVYHPIHDQSFYLTSEHKRKLKDEYGIEPWTFVQNLGDAVFIPAGCPHQVRNLKIYSWGLQRWRRNNIGKGRVL; encoded by the exons ATGGCACTGCCAATTGATAAGCAAAAGCGTTTGAGCAGATACACAAGTATTGAAAAACATAACTCTCCAACAAATCTTTCGACAGTTGCTTGTGGAAGAAAAAATCTGGCGTTTGCAGAATTTAATGAAGTGACGAGAAAAAATAATGTGGAATCATTTCCTGAAAGTAGCAACTGTCTAGAAAAGGGAGCAACAAGAATTGGGAAAATCAAACGTTTCCGAGCAAGGAGAGATTTATCGGCTCATGGAAAAAGAATAGTGGAAAAGGAATCATCAAGTGGttgtgaagatgaagaagatagaGAAGGAAGTGGTTGTTCTttggatattaaaatacatGATTTGAATGAACAAGATAGTTTGTGTGATATAAAGATAACAAAAAAGTGTCGTGATACACATAATAAGAAGATATATGAAGGCGGCTTTGATTATGGTTATTGGAAAGGAAGTGATGATGATGAGATCATCACGTCAGTTAAGCTGAAGAAAGTTAACAACGATACTAAAAAGATAAAGGTAAAAGGAGTCGATGGTCTAAATAGTATTAAGACTAAAAGTAGTGATGCTGATGAGATTAAGATGAAAAAATTTGGTGATGCAAATGTGGTCCAGAAAAAAGGAATTCCAGAGAAAAGTACAGTAGGGCAAAGTGTAAAGTTTGGAAAATCATCTCTCTGCAACTTATCATCTTCTTCCCGCGATTCTTGTTTTCCAACATCTATTGTTGAAGGTGATAGGGATGCCATGGGAAAGAATATAATGAATATTACAATG AAATCCTGTCACCAATGCATGAGACCAGTGAGAAGGATTATTATACCCTGCCAGAGATGCAGAAGGAAATATTATTGTATTCAATGTATAAAGAACTG GTATCCTCAATTGTCTGAAGAAGAGATTGCAGAGGCGTGCCCCTTTTGCCGTGGAAACTGCAATTGCAACACATGCTTACACTCAAGTGGCATGATAAAG ATGTCAAAATTATGTTACACTGATCGCGAGAAGTTGCAACATCTTCAGTATTTGATCAATGCACTTCTACCATTTGTAAAGGATATTTGTGAGGATCAAGATAACGAGATAACGTTGGAGTCTGTTTCTAGAG GTGTCCTAGCCTCTTTAGTTAAACCTGAGCAAGCCTACTGTCACAATGAGGAGCGCGTGTATTG TAACCTTTGTGCAACTTCAATCATTGATTTTCATCGTAGTTGCCCCAAGTGCTCTTATGAGCTTTGCCTTCATTGTTGCTGGGAGATACGAAATGGTGAGATTTTGGGTGGTCAGAGAAAAGTGAGTTTTCAGTATGTGTATAAAGGCACTGATTATATCCATGGTGGTGACCCCCTATCAGAATCTTGTTATGTGAATACTTCAAAGGATCAAACTGAGAAGCTTACTAAATGGGTTGCTGAACAAGATGGAAGCATCAGATGTCCACCAAAAGATATAGGAGGATGTGGTTGTTGTCTGTTAGAGCTCAAGCGGCTCCTACCAGAAGATTGTATATCAAGTTTGGAAAGAAGAGCAGAAATGATCCGAAGTAAATATGGAACTGTTTCAGATATATGCAAGGCAGTTTGTGATAAAACTGGTAGTGAGCCCTCATGTAGAGCAGCTATGAGACGAGGAACCAATGACAACTTTCTGTACTGTCCATCCATGAGAGATATCCAAATGAAAGAACATATTATGCGCTTCCGTAGCCACTGGGCTTTAGGTGAACCAGTCATAGTACGTAATGTTCTGGAACAAACATCTGGCTTGAGTTGGGAGCCTATGGTTATGTGGCGTGCATTATGCGAAAATTCGAATTCAGAAGTGAATACAGATATGTCTAAATTGAAGGCTATTGACTGTCTTGCTGGTTGTGAG GTTGAGATTAATACTCGCGAGTTTTTTGAAGGTTATATTAGAGGAAGAACATATGCAAATTTTTGGCCCGAGATGCTCAAATTAAAAGACTGGCCGCCATCAGATAAGTTTGAGAATCTACTACCTCGCCATTGTGATGAATTTATTAGTGCATTGCCCTTCCAGATATACACAAATCCTATAGATGGTTTTCTCAATCTTGCTGTTAAGTTGCCTCCTACTTTGCTTAAACCTGATTTGGGTCCAAAGACTTATATTGCATATGGCATTGCCGAAGAGCTTGGGCGAGGGGATTCGGTAACTAAGCTTCATTGTGATATGGCAGATGCG GTAAATATATTGACACACACTGCAGATATAGAGTTAAGTGATGAGAAAAGATATGCTATGGAAAGGTTAAAAGACATTCACAAAGCTCAAGATGAACGAGAACGCCTTCAGCGAGAGAACTTTATATTTACCCATAGTAGTGGTTTCAGCACGAGCACACATGACTGCATGATTCCAGAAACTGAACAGCACAAGAATGATGCAGATGTTATTTCTCCAATTAGTGCAGTATGTTGGTCAAATGATATGAGTAATCAGAGCAAGAATCCATTTGACGGTAATGTAAATGAACTTTCGAAAGAAATGAATCACTCTGAACTACATTCATCTCATCTTCAATCAGTTGAAACTGGAGGGGCCCTTTGGGACATTTTCCGCAGAGTAGATGTACCCATATTAGAAGAGTATCTTGTAAAGCATTCTAAAGAATTTAGACATACTTATTGTTGTCCTGTTGATCAG GTCTATCATCCAATTCATGACCAATCCTTCTACTTGACTTCAGAGCATAAAAGGAAGTTAAAGGATGAATATG GAATAGAACCCTGGACTTTTGTGCAAAACCTTGGAGATGCAGTGTTTATTCCAGCAGGATGCCCACACCAAGTTCGAAACCTTAAG ATCTACAGTTGGGGCTTGCAAAGATGGAGAAGAAACAATATCGGAAAGGGCCGAGTCTTGTAG